The following proteins are encoded in a genomic region of Corylus avellana chromosome ca4, CavTom2PMs-1.0:
- the LOC132177793 gene encoding probable xyloglucan 6-xylosyltransferase 5, translated as MGHDAFSPLKRGSAAGLPTSTITTTTTRGRTTASRGKQIKRTFNNLKLTILCGFVTILVLRGTIGIGNLTGSPDADVDAQKIAEETNRILAEIRSDDEPSDPNEPPEPEINPNVTYTLGPKISDWDDERKSWLAKNPEFPSHVNGKARVLLVTGSPPKPCDNPIGDHYLLKSIKNKIDYCRIHGIEIVYNLAHLDKELAGYWAKLPLLRRLMLSHPEVEWIWWLDSDALFTDMVFEIPLWKYNNHNLVIHGYPDLLFDQKSWIALNTGSFLFRNCQWSLDLLDAWAPMGPKGPVRDEAGKILTANLKGRPAFEADDQSALIYLLISKKDEWMDKVFIENSYYLHGYWAGLVDRYEEMMEKYHPGLGDERWPFVTHFVGCKPCGSYGDYAVERCLSSMERAFNFADNQVLNLYGFRHRGLLSPKIKRIRNETTTPLESVDRFDIRHSTRDGQRGL; from the coding sequence ATTCTCGCCCCTGAAACGAGGCTCAGCCGCTGGCCTCCCTACTAGCACTATTACGACGACAACAACCAGGGGCCGTACGACGGCGTCGCGTGGCAAGCAGATCAAGAGGACCTTCAACAACCTGAAGCTGACTATCCTCTGCGGCTTCGTGACCATTCTCGTCCTCCGCGGCACCATCGGCATCGGCAACCTCACTGGCTCCCCTGACGCCGATGTAGACGCCCAGAAGATCGCTGAGGAGACCAACCGGATCCTCGCCGAGATCCGATCCGACGACGAACCTTCTGACCCCAACGAGCCCCCCGAGCCCGAGATCAACCCCAACGTCACCTACACTCTCGGACCCAAAATCTCCGACTGGGACGACGAGAGAAAGAGCTGGCTTGCAAAGAACCCCGAGTTCCCCAGCCACGTCAATGGGAAAGCTCGGGTTTTGCTCGTCACTGGGTCGCCCCCGAAGCCTTGCGACAACCCAATTGGGGATCATTATCTCTTGAAGTCTATTAAGAACAAGATTGACTATTGTAGGATTCATGGGATTGAGATCGTGTACAATTTGGCTCATTTGGATAAGGAGCTTGCCGGGTATTGGGCAAAATTGCCATTGCTTCGGAGGTTGATGTTGTCGCACCCTGAGGTCGAGTGGATATGGTGGTTGGACAGCGATGCTCTGTTTACGGACATGGTGTTTGAGATTCCGCTATGGAAGTACAACAATCATAATTTGGTTATTCATGGGTACCCAGATTTGTTGTTCGATCAGAAGTCCTGGATTGCGTTGAACACTGGCAGTTTTTTGTTCAGGAACTGCCAGTGGTCTTTGGATTTGCTCGATGCTTGGGCTCCAATGGGTCCAAAGGGGCCTGTTCGGGACGAGGCCGGGAAGATTTTGACGGCGAATCTGAAGGGACGGCCGGCTTTCGAAGCTGATGATCAGTCTGCGTTGATATACTTGTTGATTTCGAAGAAGGATGAGTGGATGGACAAGGTTTTCATAGAGAATTCTTACTATTTGCACGGGTACTGGGCTGGGTTGGTGGATAGGTATGAGGAGATGATGGAGAAGTATCATCCGGGATTGGGGGACGAGAGGTGGCCGTTTGTGACGCATTTTGTGGGTTGCAAGCCTTGTGGGAGCTACGGGGATTATGCGGTCGAGAGGTGCTTGAGTAGCATGGAGAGGGCGTTCAATTTTGCAGATAATCAGGTGCTCAACTTGTATGGGTTTAGGCATAGAGGGTTATTGAGTCCTAAGATCAAGAGGATTAGGAATGAGACTACTACTCCTTTAGAGTCTGTAGATCGGTTTGATATTAGGCATTCAACACGTGATGGACAAAGGGGATTATGA
- the LOC132178427 gene encoding ethylene-responsive transcription factor ERN1-like, with the protein MVFALGTYDTAEEAARAYDEAACLLRGANTRTNFWPRHSTPPALPSKITNLLLLRLKARHIAATSAPTSCLPVEQEIKVKDYDDKFDSFFNADASDNITTVSFESSSLTGGFEEGSCVRALDMEEEIEEKEDLQFVDAERSDSYCSPFEITEEMVLGPLMELENHGDQEASVLGETMKRMMFERKFSASLYAFNGIPECLRLKQSGVANDQTEKKDKEETFQKVVMQEEVENIPQTSTEIGSSSSSSSVSSSFLSTESSEQCLWSSLNLSSICSI; encoded by the coding sequence ATGGTTTTTGCATTGGGAACTTATGACACTGCTGAGGAGGCTGCAAGAGCTTACGATGAGGCTGCTTGCTTGCTCCGGGGAGCCAATACCCGGACAAACTTTTGGCCTCGTCATTCAACGCCGCCGGCTCTTCCCTCAAAGATCACCAATCTTCTTTTGCTTAGGCTAAAAGCTAGGCACATTGccgccacgtcagcaccaactTCTTGTTTGCCTGTTGAGCaggaaataaaagtaaaagattaTGATGATAAGTTTGATAGTTTCTTCAATGCTGATGCTAGTGATAACATTACTACTGTAAGTTTTGAATCATCAAGTTTGACTGGAGGATTTGAAGAGGGTAGTTGTGTGAGAGCCTTGGATATggaggaagaaattgaagaaaaagaagatttgcAGTTTGTGGATGCTGAGAGATCTGACTCTTATTGTTCACCTTTTGAGATAACTGAGGAAATGGTACTGGGGCCTTTAATGGAGCTGGAGAATCATGGGGATCAGGAGGCTTCAGTGCTTGGAGAGACCATGAAGAGGATGATGTTTGAACGTAAATTCTCAGCTTCTCTTTATGCCTTCAATGGGATTCCAGAGTGCTTAAGGCTGAAGCAATCAGGGGTGGCAAATGATCAAACagagaaaaaagataaagaagaaaCTTTTCAGAAGGTGGTCATGCAAGAAGAGGTTGAGAATATCCCACAAACATCGACAGAAAttggatcttcttcttcttcttcttctgtttccTCCTCATTTTTGAGCACAGAAAGTAGTGAACAGTGTCTTTGGAGCTCTCTCAATCTTTCTTCTATCTGCTCTATATGA
- the LOC132179156 gene encoding uncharacterized protein LOC132179156 isoform X2 produces the protein MRRIEMDSFRQEKVQRFEEFVDRRLKPDLIQAIAERDKVFEQQKVFLDLRRNIENLQKNSVTSLRTLVNLGSEVYMQADVPDTQRIFVDVGLGFHVEFTWPEALNFISLKEEKLTRFVKGFGSYCNFQQRDLYEGPFFDI, from the exons GATTGAAATGGACAGCTTTCGCCAGGAGAAAGTACAGAGATTTGAGGAATTTGTTGATCGACGCTTGAAACCAGATCTTATTCAAGCTATTGCTGAACG ggacaaggtCTTTGAACAACAAAAAGTTTT CTTGGATTTGCGAAGGAACATAGAGAATCTACAGAAAAATAGTGTAACCAGTCTTAGGACTTTGGTCAATCTGGGCTCTGAAGTGTACATGCAAGCTGATGT TCCAGATACACAACGCATATTTGTGGATGTTGGACTTGGATTCCATGTGGAGTTCACCTGGCCTGAAGCTTTAAATTTCATATCACTAAAGGAAGAAAAGCTAACCAG GTTTGTGAAGGGATTCGGGAGTTACTGCAACTTCCAGCAGAGAGATCTGTACGAGGGCCCATTTTTTGACATTTGA
- the LOC132177597 gene encoding CSC1-like protein At1g69450 produces the protein MLVSALLTSVGINSGLCVLFFTLYSILRKQPSNYDVYIPRLLVEGTSTRRSGFNLERLIPSPGWVRRAWKLSEEELLSSSGLDAVVFMRIITFCLKVFVVAGIIGVFVLLPVNCTGDQLEDVDLVDFSNNSLDVFTISNVSSGSKRLWVHFCAVYIVTVFVCSLLYYEYKYISSKRIAYFLSSKPQPHQFTILVRSIPVSAGSSISDSIDSFFTEYHPSTYLSHLVVRRTNKLRNLINDAKKYYKRIIRLQSNPTQHRYGCFNCFGLFRRNVDLVDHYEKKLEDIEENVRLEQSEVSLAGEEIHAAFVSFKSRYGAAIAFHLQQSINPTQWVTEQAPEPHDVYWPFFSSSFMRRWISKLVVVVACILLTILFLIPVVVVQGLTNLSQLEGWFPFLESLLTITFVSQVITGYLPSLILMLFLKTVPPVMELLSSIQGYVSNSGIERSACNKVLWFTIWNIFFATVFSGSVLYQVSIFLEPRNIPAKLAVSVPAQASFFIAYVVTSGWTSASSELFRLVPLVWSLIRKPCTKSVDDELEVPSIPYHRDIPRLLFFGLLGITYFFLAPLILPFLLVYFCFGYIIYRNQFINVYAPKYETAGKFWPIVHNSMIFSLILMHAIAVGIFTLKKLSVASTLIFPLAILTLLFNEYCRKRFLPVFTAYPAESLIKKDRADENDAAMAEFYDSLVTAYQDPAFMPIHFSSNSDSIHSPLISSAQV, from the exons ATGCTTGTCTCTGCTCTTCTCACATCTGTTGGAATAAATTCTGGGCTATGTGTTTTATTCTTCACATTGTACTCTATATTGAGGAAACAACCAAGTAACTATGATGTTTATATACCACGCTTACTGGTTGAAGGAACTTCTACACGGAGAAGTGGTTTCAACCTAGAAAGGCTAATACCATCCCCTGGTTGGGTGAGAAGAGCGTGGAAGCTTTCTGAAGAGGAACTACTGTCATCCTCAGGCTTGGATGCCGTGGTTTTTATGCGCATTATAACCTTCTG TTTGAAAGTATTTGTGGTTGCTGGGATTATTGGGGTCTTTGTTCTTCTTCCAGTGAACTGCACGGGAGATCAGCTTGAAGATGTTGACTTAgttgatttttcaaataattccTTGGATGTATTTACCATTTCAAATGTAAGCAGTGGCTCAAAAAG GTTATGGGTTCACTTCTGCGCTGTTTATATTGTCACAGTGTTTGTCTGCTCTCTACTGTATTAT GAATACAAATATATTTCTTCAAAAAGGATTGCTTATTTTTTATCATCAAAACCTCAGCCACATCAATTCACCATCTTAGTTCGCAGTATTCCTGTTTCTGCCGGAAGCAGCATCAGTGACAGTATTGACAGCTTCTTTACTGAGTATCACCCTTCAACATATCTATCACATCTGGTTGTTCGTCGAACAAACAAACTACGGAATCTAATT AATGATGCCAAGAAGTATTACAAAAGGATTATTCGATTGCAGTCAAATCCTACGCAACACAGGTATGGGTGTTTCAATTGCTTTGGATTGTTTAGACGCAATGTTGATCTTGTGGATCATTATGAAAAGAAGTTAGAAGACATAGAGGAGAATGTGAGATTGGAGCAATCAGAGGTTTCATTGGCTGGAGAA GAAATCCATGCTGCCTTTGTGTCCTTCAAGTCTCGGTATGGTGCTGCAATTGCTTTTCACTTGCAACAATCAATCAATCCCACTCAATGGGTCACAGAGCAAGCACCTGAGCCTCATGATGTTTACTGGCCTTTCTTCTCTTCATCATTTATGCGAAGATGGATTTCTAAGCTGGTGGTTGTAGTTGCATGTATTCTTCTTACAATCTTATTCCTTATCCCTGTTGTAGTTGTGCAAGGTCTTACAAACCTGAGTCAGTTGGAAGGTTGGTTTCCTTTCCTGGAAAGCCTTCTTACCAT AACATTCGTTAGTCAAGTAATTACAGGATACCTTCCCAGTCTTATTCTTATGTTGTTTCTGAAAACGGTGCCTCCTGTGATGGAGTTGCTTTCTTCCATTCAAGGATACGTTTCCAATAGTGGCATAGAAAGGAGTGCATGTAACAAAGTACTTTGGTTCACAATATGGAACATTTTCTTTGCAACTGTATTTTCTGGATCAGTTTTATATCAGGTTTCCATCTTCCTTGAACCCAGGAATATTCCCGCGAAGCTAGCAGTTTCGGTTCCGGCACAG GCATCATTTTTCATTGCTTATGTTGTCACATCTGGATGGACAAGCGCTTCATCCGAACTCTTTCGCCTTGTCCCTCTTGTTTGGAGTCTAATAAGAAAACCTTGTACAAAAAGTGTGGATGATGAACTTGAAGTTCCAAGTATTCCTTACCACAGGGACATTCCAAGACTTCTTTTCTTTGGACTTCTTGGGATTACATATTTTTTCCTAGCTCCACTCATTCTACCCTTCCTTTTAGTGTACTTCTGTTTTGGATACATCATCTACCGTAACCAG TTCATAAATGTATATGCACCAAAGTATGAAACTGCAGGGAAGTTTTGGCCTATCGTACACAATTCAATGATATTTTCTCTGATACTCATGCATGCTATTGCTGTGGGAATCTTCACGCTGAAGAAGCTCTCTGTAGcttcaactttaattttcccTCTTGCAATACTCACACTCCTCTTTAATGAGTACTGCCGGAAACGTTTCCTACCCGTCTTCACCGCCTACCCGGCTGAG AGTTTGATAAAGAAAGACAGGGCAGACGAGAATGATGCTGCAATGGCTGAATTTTACGATAGCTTGGTCACTGCTTATCAGGACCCAGCATTTATGCCAATTCATTTCTCTTCAAACAGCGACAGTATTCACAGTCCCCTTATATCATCTGCTCAAGTTTGA
- the LOC132177794 gene encoding uncharacterized protein LOC132177794, with the protein MDGAEIPEAFHEWQQIPSPLPQNTPTEHQFGLGWESETALAVVGDNYLNPNDDGSIFPPPDLQSPEDPNSEGDDEEENRRPLVGYDQIGRRCRVRFEILRAAVFRVASRVRNTAVCAGGFWSIASVTGVVAAVLLSFLYVRVRRWRQKVHQQSKDRFVFLIREKDEKINQLLLHIAQMNEVVSARRRVPVLRIG; encoded by the exons ATGGACGGTGCTGAGATTCCCGAAGCCTTCCATGAATGGCAGCAAATCCCGTCCCCACTTCCCCAAAACACTCCCACAGAGCACCAATTCGGTTTGGGATGGGAGAGTGAGACGGCGCTGGCGGTTGTCGGAGACAACTACCTCAACCCCAACGATGACGGCTCCATCTTCCCTCCTCCGGACCTTCAATCCCCAGAAGACCCAAACTCTGAAGGTGATGATGAGGAGGAAAATCGAAGGCCCCTGGTGGGATATGATCAGATAGGGAGGCGTTGTAGGGTGCGGTTTGAAATTCTGAGGGCCGCGGTCTTCCGGGTGGCCTCTAGAGTTCGTAACACTGCGGTGTGCGCCGGGGGGTTTTGGTCGATTGCATCCGTGACCGGAGTCGTTGCGGCGGTGTTGCTGTCATTCTTGTACGTAAGGGTGCGGCGGTGGCGTCAAAAAGTCCACCAACAGAGCAAGGATcgttttgtttttctcatcAGAGAAAAAGACGAG AAGATCAACCAGCTCTTGCTCCACATTGCACAAATGAATGAAGTAGTATCAGCACGCCGCAGGGTTCCTGTGCTCAGAATTGGTTGA
- the LOC132179394 gene encoding protein argonaute 7: MEKTEEPNANKKCTTETRGFRGRASPHKHQYQYQHQLLQYSNQYGFCNQNQYQRYYPALLPLPPQIPLQLALTPPLPQNQSFRTKTHLYKPSCKLNNPPLVASSDTQVRNVTISTGPEGLERPKSLPPKGDNGRRIMGARTPQAVVTARRPDSGGVEGPVISLLANHFLVQFDSSQRIFHYNVEISPNPPKEVARMIKQKLVEENSIVLSGSFPAYDGRKNLYSPVEFQNDRLEFYVSLPLPTSKSALPKGEFNDLLEKPPKLKLFRINIKLVSKFDGKELTSYLTKEGDDWIPLPQDYLHALDVVLRESPTEKCIAVGRSLYSSSMGGTKEIGGGAIGLRGFFQSLRPTQQGLALNVDFSVSAFHESIGVIPYLQKRLDFLRDLSQRKTRGLTGEERKEVEKALKNIRVFVCHRETLQRYRIYGLTEEATENLCFADRDGKNLRLVSYFKEHYNYDIQFRNMPCLQISRSKPCYLPMELCMICEGQKFLGKLSDDQTARILKMGCQRPRERKAIIDGVMRGPVGPKSGIQGREFKLHVSGEMTRLNGRILQPPKLKLGDGGHVRDLIPSRNDRQWNLLDSHVFEGAQIERWALISFGGTSEQKSYVPKFINQLSQRCEQLGIFLNKSTIVSPQFESTHVLNNVSLLESKLKKIHKAASNNLQLLVCIMERKHKGYADLKRIAETSIGVVSQCCLYQNLSKLSSQFLANLALKINAKVGGCTVALFNSLPSQIPRVLQSDEPVIFMGADVTHPHPLDDFSPSVAAVVGSMNWPAANKYVSRMRSQTHRQEIIQDLGAMVGELLEDFCQEVKKLPKRIIFFRDGVSETQFYKVLEEELQAIRDACNRFPGYKPLITFSVVQKRHHTRLFPFETDPSSTQNQFSDENVPPGTVVDTVITHPREFDFYLCSHWGVKGTSRPTHYHVLWDENQFTSDELQKLVYSLCYTFVRCTKPISLVPPAYYAHLAAYRGRLYLERSEPTGYMRNASTFSRAAPPKASPLPKLSENVKKLMFYC; the protein is encoded by the exons ATGGAAAAGACAGAAGAACCCAATGCTAACAAGAAATGCACCACCGAAACGAGAGGTTTTAGGGGCAGAGCCAGCCCTCACAAGCATCAGTACCAGTATCAGCATCAGCTACTACAGTACTCAAATCAGTATGGGTTCTGCAACCAGAACCAGTACCAGAGATACTACCCAGCGCTGCTTCCTCTGCCTCCTCAAATACCGCTTCAGCTAGCTTTAACTCCACCTCTTCCTCAAAACCAGAGCTTCAGAACAAAAACCCATCTCTACAAACCTTCATGCAAGCTGAATAACCCTCCTCTTGTCGCCTCCTCAGATACCCAGGTCCGAAATGTCACAATTTCAACAG GTCCAGAGGGACTCGAAAGGCCAAAAAGTTTACCCCCTAAAGGAGATAATGGAAGAAGGATCATGGGTGCAAGGACACCACAAGCAGTAGTGACTGCAAGAAGACCAGATTCGGGGGGCGTAGAAGGGCCAGTTATCTCTCTCCTAGCCAACCATTTTCTTGTCCAATTTGATTCATCTCAACGAATTTTTCATTACAATGTTGAAATCTCTCCTAATCCCCCAAAAGAAGTTGCCCGAATGATCAAACAGAAATTGGTCGAGGAAAATTCGATTGTGCTCTCTGGTTCTTTTCCAGCCTATGATGGTCGAAAGAACCTTTACAGCCCTGTTGAATTCCAAAATGATAGGCTTGAGTTCTATGTAAGCCTCCCACTCCCCACTAGCAAGTCAGCTTTGCCAAAAGGAGAATTCAATGACTTGCTAGAGAAGCCTCCAAAGCTTAAACTATTTCGGATAAACATCAAACTTGTGTCGAAGTTTGACGGAAAGGAGTTAACTAGTTACTTAACCAAGGAGGGAGATGATTGGATCCCGCTTCCTCAAGATTATCTCCATGCTTTGGATGTTGTTTTAAGGGAAAGCCCGACAGAGAAATGTATAGCTGTTGGGAGATCATTGTATTCAAGTTCAATGGGAGGAACTAAAGAAATCGGGGGTGGAGCTATTGGATTGAGAGGGTTCTTTCAGAGCCTTCGTCCAACCCAACAAGGACTTGCCCTCAATGTAGACTTCTCTGTGAGTGCTTTTCATGAAAGCATTGGAGTAATCCCCTACTTGCAGAAGCGTCTTGACTTTCTGCGGGACCTTTCTCAAAGGAAGACAAGGGGTTTAACTGGTGAAGAGAGGAAGGAAGTGGAGAAGGCATTGAAGAACATCAGGGTCTTCGTTTGCCACAGAGAAACTCTTCAGAGATATCGTATCTATGGCTTAACTGAGGAAGCTACTGAAAATCTTTGTTTTGCAGACAGGGATGGGAAGAACCTGAGGCTGGTGTCTTACTTCAAGGAGCATTACAATTATGATATACAGTTCAGAAACATGCCATGCTTGCAAATTAGTCGGAGTAAACCGTGTTATCTTCCTATGGAGCTTTGTATGATTTGTGAAGGCCAGAAGTTTCTTGGGAAGCTTTCAGATGATCAGACTGCAAGAATACTTAAGATGGGTTGCCAGCGACCAAGAGAGCGAAAAGCTATTATAGATGGAGTCATGAGAGGACCTGTTGGGCCAAAAAG TGGCATCCAAGGAAGAGAGTTCAAACTCCATGTTTCCGGAGAAATGACACGATTAAACGGAAGAATTCTTCAACCTCCCAAGTTAAAGCTTGGCGATGGTGGCCATGTGAGAGATCTGATTCCTTCCCGCAATGACAGACAGTGGAACCTTCTGGACAGCCACGTTTTTGAAGGAGCACAAATTGAGAGGTGGGCACTGATAAGTTTCGGTGGCACCTCTGAGCAGAAGTCCTACGTTCCGAAATTCATAAACCAGCTATCACAGAGGTGTGAACAACTAGGCATCTTTCTCAACAAAAGCACAATAGTTAGCCCCCAATTTGAATCAACCCATGTGCTTAACAATGTCTCTCTTTTGGAATCTAAACTCAAGAAAATACACAAAGCTGCATCAAACAATCTCCAGCTGCTTGTTTGTATAATGGAGAGAAAACATAAAGGCTATGCAGATCTGAAGCGAATTGCAGAGACAAGCATTGGGGTTGTAAGCCAGTGTTGCTTATATCAGAACCTCAGCAAGTTGAGCTCTCAATTCCTGGCAAATTTGGCTCTCAAGATCAATGCCAAAGTTGGTGGATGCACAGTTGCATTGTTCAATTCATTACCCTCTCAAATCCCACGTGTCCTCCAGTCTGATGAGCCAGTGATTTTTATGGGTGCTGATGTGACACACCCTCATCCACTTGATGATTTCAGCCCATCCGTTGCTGCTGTGGTTGGTAGCATGAATTGGCCAGCAGCAAACAAGTATGTTTCAAGAATGAGGTCCCAAACACATCGACAAGAAATCATCCAGGATCTTGGTGCCATGGTCGGGGAGTTACTTGAGGATTTTTGCCAGGAAGTAAAGAAACTCCCCAAGAGAATAATTTTCTTCAGGGATGGGGTAAGTGAAACCCAATTTTATAAAGTACTCGAAGAGGAGCTGCAAGCCATTAGAGACGCATGTAATAGATTCCCTGGCTATAAACCTCTCATCACTTTCTCAGTAGTCCAGAAGAGGCATCACACAAGGTTATTTCCCTTTGAAACCGATCCATCTTCCACTCAAAACCAGTTTTCTGATGAAAATGTTCCTCCAGGCACAGTGGTTGATACTGTGATTACTCATCCAAGGGAATTTGATTTCTATCTTTGTAGCCATTGGGGTGTGAAAGGAACAAGCCGGCCAACCCATTACCATGTCTTGTGGGATGAAAACCAGTTCACTTCTGATGAACTACAGAAGCTGGTTTACAGTCTCTGCTACACATTTGTGAGGTGCACCAAACCAATATCTTTGGTTCCTCCAGCTTACTATGCCCACCTAGCTGCATACAGAGGTAGACTTTATCTTGAGCGGTCAGAACCTACAGGttatatgagaaatgcttcTACTTTCTCCCGAGCTGCCCCTCCTAAAGCTTCTCCCCTGCCAAAACTTAGTGAAAATGTTAAGAAACTCATGTTCTACTGCTGA
- the LOC132179156 gene encoding uncharacterized protein LOC132179156 isoform X1 produces the protein MRRIEMDSFRQEKVQRFEEFVDRRLKPDLIQAIAERDKVFEQQKVFLDLRRNIENLQKNSVTSLRTLVNLGSEVYMQADVPDTQRIFVDVGLGFHVEFTWPEALNFISLKEEKLTRQIEEYTRLIASIKSQIKIVCEGIRELLQLPAERSVRGPIF, from the exons GATTGAAATGGACAGCTTTCGCCAGGAGAAAGTACAGAGATTTGAGGAATTTGTTGATCGACGCTTGAAACCAGATCTTATTCAAGCTATTGCTGAACG ggacaaggtCTTTGAACAACAAAAAGTTTT CTTGGATTTGCGAAGGAACATAGAGAATCTACAGAAAAATAGTGTAACCAGTCTTAGGACTTTGGTCAATCTGGGCTCTGAAGTGTACATGCAAGCTGATGT TCCAGATACACAACGCATATTTGTGGATGTTGGACTTGGATTCCATGTGGAGTTCACCTGGCCTGAAGCTTTAAATTTCATATCACTAAAGGAAGAAAAGCTAACCAG GCAGATAGAGGAGTACACTCGGCTAATTGCTTCTATTAAATCCCAGATAAAGATA GTTTGTGAAGGGATTCGGGAGTTACTGCAACTTCCAGCAGAGAGATCTGTACGAGGGCCCATTTTTTGA